A single window of Zea mays cultivar B73 chromosome 10, Zm-B73-REFERENCE-NAM-5.0, whole genome shotgun sequence DNA harbors:
- the LOC118473541 gene encoding DNAJ protein JJJ1 homolog, which yields MASAAAGAPKRCYYEVLGLSRDCSPTDIKLAFRRLALSLHPDKQPPGSDLALATAAFQELQHAHSVLSDPQERAYYDSHRSQIIFSHPASAGAKSASTVPDLFAFFSSSAFSGFSDTGRGFYKVYGDVFDRVFAQELAYARRMGVPEPAAPPVIGNLDSPYAQVTAFYSYWLGFGSGMDFGWAAAWDAARGESRRVRRLMEEDNKKAMRKARREYNDAVRGLAAFCKKRDKRVVDMVLKKKLEEEKRKAEEKERRKEEDKRKKERAMAYQEHEWARAEEGLYDEDEEEEMRAKKELSYCAACNKKFKSDKQWKNHEQSKKHRNKIAELRKAFREEESLKKAEEGEGDWNEVDMGFDFKPTQESDDASAFSDAAEELAEEFESNYAGNGHHGKCEVQPEGSVHVNDVDDIMEGPSSFNVNNGAVIMVLQLPSPLPVLCCSRRNKLFSHLEETGHAMLKSLVGSAWFS from the coding sequence atggcgtCCGCGGCGGCGGGCGCACCGAAGCGCTGCTACTACGAGGTCCTCGGCCTATCTCGCGACTGCTCCCCGACGGATATCAAGCTTGCTTTCCGCCGCCTCGCGCTCTCGCTCCACCCCGACAAGCAGCCCCCCGGCTCCGACCTCGCCCTCGCCACCGCCGCCTTCCAGGAGCTCCAGCATGCCCACTCTGTCCTCTCTGACCCGCAGGAGCGCGCCTACTATGACTCCCACCGCTCCCAGATCATCTTCTCTCACCCAGCCTCCGCCGGCGCCAAATCCGCTTCCACCGTCCCCGATCTCTTCGCCTTCTTCTCCTCGTCCGCTTTCTCCGGCTTCTCCGACACGGGCCGCGGCTTCTACAAGGTCTACGGGGACGTCTTCGACAGGGTCTTCGCGCAGGAGCTTGCCTATGCTCGCCGGATGGGGGTTCCCGAGCCCGCTGCGCCGCCGGTCATTGGGAACCTTGATTCGCCCTATGCGCAGGTCACTGCTTTCTACAGTTATTGGCTTGGGTTTGGCTCGGGCATGGATTTCGGATGGGCGGCTGCGTGGGACGCTGCGCGTGGGGAAAGTCGCCGTGTTCGGAGGCTCATGGAGGAGGACAACAAGAAGGCGATGCGTAAGGCACGGCGGGAGTACAATGACGCTGTCAGGGGCCTTGCTGCCTTCTGCAAGAAGAGGGATAAGAGGGTTGTGGACATGGTTTTAAAGAAGAAGCTGGAGGAGGAGAAGAGAAAGGCAGAGGAGAAGGAGAGgaggaaggaggaggacaagaggAAGAAGGAGCGAGCCATGGCATATCAAGAACATGAGTGGGCGAGGGCAGAGGAGGGACTGTATGATGAAGACGAAGAAGAGGAGATGAGGGCCAAGAAGGAGCTATCGTACTGCGCGGCGTGCAATAAAAAGTTCAAATCGGACAAACAGTGGAAGAACCACGAGCAGTCGAAGAAGCATAGGAATAAGATTGCTGAACTGAGGAAGGCCTTTAGGGAGGAGGAGTCTTTGAAAAAGGCAGAGGAGggggaaggtgattggaatgaagTTGATATGGGGTTCGATTTTAAGCCTACACAGGAGTCAGATGATGCGAGTGCATTTTCAGATGCTGCAGAAGAGTTAGCTGAAGAATTTGAAAGTAATTATGCTGGCAATGGGCATCATGGTAAATGTGAGGTTCAGCCTGAGGGTTCGGTCCATGTTAatgatgttgatgatatcatggaAGGGCCATCCTCTTTTAATGTCAACAATGGTGCAGTAATAATGGTATTGCAGCTACCATCCCCCCTCCCAGTACTATGTTGCTCTCGCAGGAACAAGTTGTTTTCTCACTTGGAAGAAACAGGTCACGCAATGCTGAAGTCACTCGTTGGTTCTGCATGGTTCTCTTAA